Proteins from one Cryptomeria japonica chromosome 4, Sugi_1.0, whole genome shotgun sequence genomic window:
- the LOC131047760 gene encoding uncharacterized protein LOC131047760, which yields MENDKLCDQTEVEWEAILQQLPELPGICLDDFLLPLSTDGQPAGLLSLPSFDEDGEDGGGFIDINSFLGDSSEDKEIQLGVYVDSGMNGGQFLAWQAAVEKQEAANGKMGGFTRKRKR from the exons ATGGAGAATGACAAGCTCTGTGACCAAACAGAAGTTGAATGGGAGGCGATTCTCCAGCAATTGCCTGAGTTGCCAGGAATTTGCCTTGACGATTTTCTGCTCCCTCTCTCAACTGACGGACAGCCCGCCGGTTTATTATCATTGCCGTCTTTTGACGAAGATG GAGAGGATGGTGGGGGTTTTATCGACATAAACTCCTTCCTTGGAGATTCCAGCGAGGATAAAGAAATCCAGCTGGGCGTCTACGTGGATAGCGGTATGAACGGAGGTCAGTTTCTGGCATGGCAAGCAGCAGTGGAAAAACAAGAAGCAGCAAACGGCAAAATGGGCGGCTTTACAAGGAAGCGCAAACGTTAA